The region AGCTTGCATCAGCAAAGGCATCGATATCGCGGGtcgcagcaaaacaaattcCCGCCGGACTACTACTGGCGCCCCCACTAGTGCCCCCACCCCAGTAGTGTCaaccgagagagcgagagagagagagagaagccgcGCGTGTGTAGGTGTGCCGCTTCCCGAGGGAATAGTGTGCGTGCTCTTGGCGACCGACCGCTCGCCAGATCAAAGCAAGCCTGCGAGCTCCTTGGCTCCCCATTTTGTGGCAAAAGTTCGTCGTGCAAGGACGTGAAGCGATCGGCCCACTGTGGGCGAATTGTTGAAGTGCGAAGTTGCGTTGCGGAGGTTCACGGAGCGTTAGCCGAACCACAGCGAGTGTGTGAaagcgagtggtggtggtggtggtgaagcgaaaCACGGTACTTAATAGTTCCACTGTCCCGCCTGGAAGCCAAGTGAAGGTAGCGTGGAAAGCGTAGAACATTCACCTGCAAACAAAGATGGCTATGCgtgtggttggtttgatgattCGTCAGGAGCTGTCGGGGTTGGCCGGCAAATCGACGACGGTGCGCACGATCAGCACCGGCCGTAGCGTGAGCAACGCCAAAATTCTGGGCCACTCGCCGAACGCTCACCTGAACAAGACGCTGCTGGAGCGGTACACGCGGCTGAAGTACGATCCCAAGTACGTGCAGGCCACGTACGTGTGGATCGATGGTACGGGCGAGAACGTGCGCCTGaaggaccgggtgctggattACGTGCCGAAGAAGCCGGAGGATGTGCCGAGCTGGCAGTACGACGGTAGCTCCACGTACCAGGCACTCGGCGGTAACTCCGACATGAAGCTGGTACCGCGGGCACTGTACCGCGATCCGTTCAAGGCGGGCCCGAACGATGTCATTGTCCTGTGCGACACGTACCAGCCGGATGGTGCACCGACTGCCTCGAATCACCGAGCGGCCATGCAGGACGCGTACAACCGTACGCAGGAGCTGGAACCGTGGTTTGGCATTGAGCAGGAGTACACGTTCCTCGATGTCGATGGTCGACCGCttggctggccggtcggtggtttcCCGGGCCCACAGGGACCGTACTACTGTGCCGTTGGTGCGCAGAATGTGGTGGCGCGCGATATTGCTGAAGCACACGCCGTGGCCTGCCTGTACGCTGGAGTGCAGTTCGCGGGAACGAACGCGGAGGTGATGCCGGCCCAGTGGGAGTACCAGGTCGGACCGGCCCTCGGCATGAAGTGTGCCGATGATCTGTGGATCTCACGCTACATTCTGTGGCGCATCGCGGAAGACTACGGTGTCGTGGTGACGTTCGATCCGAAGCCGATGGAGGGCAACTGGAACGGAGCCGGTGGCCATTGTAACTTCTCCACGAAGCCGATGCGTGCCGAGGGTGGCATTAAGGCGATCGAGGCGGCCATCGAGAAGCTGTCGAAGAAGCACGACAAGCACATCAAGGCGTACGATCCGCGCGGAGGCAAGGACAACGAGCGCCGGTTGGTTGGACGGCTTGAGACGTCCTCGATCGACAAGTTCAGCTGGGGTGTGGCCGATCGTGGTACCTCGGTGCGTATTCCGCGCGGTGTCGCCGATGCCAAGAAGGGTTACCTCGAGGATCGTCGCCCAAGCTCCAACTGCGATCCGTACAGCGTCTGCAATGCCATCCTGACGACCTGCCTGCTGGAATAGAGAGCTTGTGCCGCCAGAGTTAGGCCGAGCTAAGCCGAGAGAATCGAGTCGAGTAACCACCACGACCTTCCGCAAGATAGATATCGTTATCCGCTTCTATCGCTTGACCCCGCCCGCGAGAATGGCCCCGATgcgacgccgacgccgccgaTGTATACGTTATTTTtgcctgtttttgttttgtggaaatGGGCCGACAAAAGGACACTTGTTAACAACCGTGCAACGACCGAGAGGTCAACCATGTTAGGGCAAAGGCCATGATGCAATCGCAAGGATTGataacgagcgagcgaacgagagagagagagagagagagagagatacagcGCGATGAGATGCGAGGCAGagtaaactgtttttttttctaaattacTTACATTCTGCAATCACAAACGAGCGCACATGTCTATCCGGTTTGTTTTACAATTGTCCGCTTTATATTAGGAAggcttttattgttttgtttctatactgttttttttattaaatcgaAGTCGAGAATCGAGTTTTTGATCTACAAGAAAAGGCATATATTTTAGGGGAGGGAAGGTTTTTAGTAGATATTGTACAAACGGAGGGTGGACCCacaagcaaaaaagggaaattggaATGAATGGAAAGTGTGAGTGCATTTTAATGGAACGTTTTCTAATAGTTTGGCATTTGAAGTAAGTGCGAGAAGCATACTTTTACAAAATCGGATTTTTTCCGAACGGAAACGCTGAAGCGGGTTTTGCTTTTGTGCTAAAAACtattggaagaaaaaaaaaacaaacattgttGTCCTGCCTCTGGAAGTGGAAACCGGAAGACAGATTCATTGTTGTGCATGTGAACGGGAGTTGTTAAAGGAACAGCGGAGAAGGAGAGTTGTGGCTCAACCACTGCGCGTATCCCGATAGATGTTTAGTTACTTGTTTAGCGTGTAAGGTATATCCCAGTTGAATCGTAAGCTTGTATATCAGGAACTACAAAATTAACCACCCACTCCCAccatcaaccccccccccccccccttctctcctGTCCAATGTTAtccgagaaggagaagaagaagaaggaaatatCAGAAAGttaaaaagaaagggaaatgaataaaactcAAAATCATAATCATACAAAATACAATGCTGCTTCGTTGCTTCGTGGCTTTTTCTTCCGTGCAGTCCCTGAAAGAAGCTATAGCTCTAGGCCAAACAAACAGCCGGAGCCGGTTCAAAGTCGTTCCGCTTGTTTCCGTCTCTACGGAgagttatttttaaaattcccccataataataataccgatcatcaccttcgtgaggagatggaggaggagaaggacggCGGAGAGGATGTCAGCATGATGGGCGCGATTCGAGCTGCAACCGTCGTTGtacaccgagcgagcgagcgaacgttaCTCATTCGTTGTTTGAGGGAGGTGACCATCAAGCAAAGAGACAGTGAACCACTCTATTAGTACCGTTAGGTTCCGTTTGTCAACGGAACAGATCACGGCGGTACTCTGTCAGCAACTGGATCACGTTACTCGATCGAATGTCATAATACGATTCCCAATAGTGTCGGTCGTACTAGGTCCATGCAAACAACGTTCGCGATATCGACTCCTGAGAGTGCGTACACACCCCGTTGTGGGTTGTGGGTTGATGGAACTGCTGGCCACGATaggaaaaaggagggaaacCGGAAAAGACTGATGACTTTCACTCAGTGCGCGTGCTGGGCGCAAGTTTTTGAAGGGTGTTGAAGTAACGAATTTAGCGGCTCTGGGAGTCACTTATGCAAGCTCATTACGGTGGAGGCCAATGACCCGCGTACAAATTAGAAAGGAGCATCCGAAACGTAAGATATTTTGGCCATTTCGCGTCAAGTAggtgcgtgcttgcgtgctGTTGCCATGGGAAACGCTGCCATCACTCATCCCTTTCTGTTTCCATCCGTTATAGGCCACCAAGCGAACGGCATGAGTGGTGACCTCAATTAGTTAACATCTTTCCTCCTGCTCTGCCGGTACGGTGTCCCCAAATTTAGCAAACCTCCGCACCTCCTCAGTCGTCACTCCACGTTCCTTTCATTATCACACACTCGGGCTTTCCGAGAGCATGTTTCGCGCTTGTTTTAACGCCCGGCGGGCACTTCatccaaagcaaacacaccatTAGCCATTCCACACACCGCACAACACAATCGAAACCCCTTCCGTGGGTGgctttaaaatattcaaattattcCAGTATCCATTCACCATCACagcgacgacagcagcagcagccctttcGTGCTCGAGAAGGCAAGGCTTGTCGCTGGCCATCGCGATGCAGCTAGCGAGCTGGCGAGATGGGGCGGCATTCCCTGTACCAAGTGGCGCGACTTCTTCTTCCATTGCTGGCAAGCAAGTGCGCAGTGCGAGTGCTGGAGTGCTGCGCGTGTTCTGGAAATAGCATATTAATTAACTAGAGATGACTAGAATGGTTAGACTGCGCCGAGACGCGCTTCTCAATCGTCCGCGGAATGCCCGCACAAACATCCGCGcgggcacggcacggtgtGGTCAAGATGCCATAAGCTAATATGTTTTGAAAGGGTGGTGCGGGGGGGATGTGCGCCTGAGGTTGgaggcgatgatggcgatggcgacgcgcACGTCGAACACGCGGCGATCAGATGATTGCGCGCGCGGCTgaaaggaaaaccgaaaccaccaccacgcggtcatcggtgtgtgttttgtgtgcgcgcgtgcgacCGGCCACACTCCCGGTTCCGAGGTGGTATCGAAACGAATGCGAGACGAGGTTTCATATGCCGGTGTCGTGGTGACATTGGTGGCGTGTCCGGAATCCCTccgaggagaaaaaaaggggtacaaaaagaagaaaacattctcCATCGAAGTTGGCCACCGTCAGTCAACTAGCAAGCCAGCTGATTCTGGGGCCACAGGGCTCCCGAGGGGGAATACTGCTGAGTAAAGTTCAGTTCCTTTACCCCCAGCGTGCGTCTTTGTGCTATCAGAGGGAGCGAACCTCACCAGGCACCGCAACGCGGTTTTCTGCTGACGGAGGCGTCATAGCTTCGACAGTATGCGAGAATGCCAACCTTTATCAGCTGCTCTactgtcgttgctgctgatgctgctactgggtGCCGTATTTTGGAAGTTATCTCTCGGCGAATGTTTTGAAACGAAAGTgtagcgaacgaagcgagcgaaagtgTAGAGCATGCCGAGCAGAGCACAGAAGCTCTGCTGATTCGCTTCACAGTCACCGAAGAGTTGAACTGCACCGCAACGGCTTCCAACGGCCTTAAATCGACAGATTAAGAATGGcttttgatgttgtttgagTGTCACATTAAGATTGTTTTTCGGGCacggaaataaaaacaaatacaatgTCCGATCACGCACCGCGACTCGGTGGTAAGTGAAATGATATTGTGGGGAGGGAGGCGCACGAAATGTGATACCGATAGAGGCCCCTTGGTCTCGCCATCAAATGTAGGTTAATCCGTCCGTGAAATATACTTCAGCCTATATCGGCTATGATTGTGATGGTGTCGTATGCTACGGCCCGGCCGAGAGGGTGTGTATAGCGATGGGTGGGTGTTGGACAAACAGAAATAGCAAACAGCACACCCTTCTTCATACCGCGCGACATGGCGATACTctcgatgatggtgttgctgctgttgctgctgtaggCTACTGTTCTACTCGCTTGTAATCCGAAGTTCTTTGCACACCCGGATTTTAGGTCAATCAACATGAAGCATAAGGGCCACGGCGACACTAGCGGCAAATGGGGATTGGTTTTATGTCGTTTGAATTTtctcgcaacgcaacggaacgatTAATACGATGCTTCTAGGCCTTCTAAGATAATTCAGACACAAAGTATGCTTTGTTTTGACTGGCCTCTCTGGTTGCTAGATGATTAGTAGTGTGCTCCAGTTCatcaatttaattattttaatttacttgGTAACTTACTGCACTGTTCTGCCTTCAGAAAGGCACCCCAAATGCTGTGtcactctctgctgctgcaaaagctCTTGTTCCCCCCgcaaattgttttcattttccacctcgaACCGAGAAACCTGTTTTTGATTCatcgcaaagcaaagcaacccCAGAACCGATCATCCGATGTGCTTTGggggcccaaaaaaaaccgggccaCGGCTGATTCCGGTCCGGATTAGTTGGCCGGCCGCGCGGTGTACATGTTTTCGATATTTGCATCCCATACGGAACGGTGGAACCGGTTTTTCTGGTCCCTGGCGTTCACAACATTTCAGCACGAGCAACCAATCGCAGGCGGTAGTGttgcaataacaacaaaaccacGGCAGACCCACGCCACCATCGATGGCCAAGCCCACGACGAACCTCCGGACGAACGGGTTCGCTGgagttgttttgctttcgatctGCGGCACATTCGAAGGGGACAAGATTCGCCGTTGGCGATGCTTAGGCTCTTGGGTTTACTGAAGAGATTGTTAGTTGGACGAATTGTCCAGACTCACTCTGCGTTGCGTACGTCTTTATTGCTGTTTGTGAGACATTTTGCGCTCAGTAGAAGCAGGAACTGGCCCAGCAGAACACCATCTTTATCAATATCAACACTTTCTGAGCTGGCTCCGTCTCTCTAACACACTCTCTGTCGATATGAGGACACGTCTTTGACGAAAATAACTTCGACAGCTGGTCAAATGACTGATGGATGTGCTAGTGGGGCGATATCTCGAGAAATAGATCTATCTGCCTAGAGAGCGCACCCCTAGCCTGAGCACAGACGTTGTAAGGCAAGAATAGAAAAGACAATTTGGTGGTTATCACCCTCCCGAAAAGCGAGGATGCTCACCAAGATACTGTCGCGAGTACAATGAAGATGAACCGCGATTACGGATTGGACATGGTAGCTTGATATTGACattgaatttgaatgaaaCTCAGCTCGGTCACTCGGCTTGTTTGAAGGAATTAAGCCATCGACAAACCAAACGTTCCGTTAATTGAAAGACCAATATTTGATAACCCAACAACGGGTGTGCGTGCTAATCGTCATCGCCAAATGAGGTGCTAATGGTACGgcaaatagaaagaaagacaaTTCAAATAGTTGCTCTCCAGCGGTTGTGTAACGCGTCAAAATGGCCCCTCTTCTACGTGCtggcttttcccttttcatgACCTCCATGATCACCTCCTCCATT is a window of Anopheles aquasalis chromosome 2, idAnoAquaMG_Q_19, whole genome shotgun sequence DNA encoding:
- the LOC126580870 gene encoding glutamine synthetase 1, mitochondrial, translated to MAMRVVGLMIRQELSGLAGKSTTVRTISTGRSVSNAKILGHSPNAHLNKTLLERYTRLKYDPKYVQATYVWIDGTGENVRLKDRVLDYVPKKPEDVPSWQYDGSSTYQALGGNSDMKLVPRALYRDPFKAGPNDVIVLCDTYQPDGAPTASNHRAAMQDAYNRTQELEPWFGIEQEYTFLDVDGRPLGWPVGGFPGPQGPYYCAVGAQNVVARDIAEAHAVACLYAGVQFAGTNAEVMPAQWEYQVGPALGMKCADDLWISRYILWRIAEDYGVVVTFDPKPMEGNWNGAGGHCNFSTKPMRAEGGIKAIEAAIEKLSKKHDKHIKAYDPRGGKDNERRLVGRLETSSIDKFSWGVADRGTSVRIPRGVADAKKGYLEDRRPSSNCDPYSVCNAILTTCLLE